In Zingiber officinale cultivar Zhangliang chromosome 8B, Zo_v1.1, whole genome shotgun sequence, a single genomic region encodes these proteins:
- the LOC122015996 gene encoding cold-regulated 413 plasma membrane protein 2-like: protein MAKSAYLRTKADYSTSIVEELIQSDLNELGVAARKLANHAIMLASGLGFGTVFLQYLASFAAIYLLILDRTNWKTNMLTSLLIPYIFFSLPSLIFSFLRGEFGKWVALIAVVLRLFFPRRFPDWLEMPGALILLLVVAPGFFANTIRGGIVGYFICLAIGCYLIQEHIRASGGFRNSFTKSNGISNSIGIILLFIYPVWALILYW from the exons ATGGCGAAGAGCGCTTACCTGAGAACGAAGGCGGACTACTCCACCAGTATCGTCGAAGAGCTGATCCAGTCGGATCTGAACGAGCTCGGCGTCGCCGCACGGAAGCTCGCCAATCACGCCATAATGCTCGCTAGCGGCTTGGGCTTCGGCACCGTCTTCCTCCAGTACCTCGCTTCCTTCGCCGCCAT ATATTTGTTGATACTGGATCGCACAAATTGGAAGACAAACATGTTGACTTCGCTTTTAATTCCATATATCTTCTTCAGCCTTCCATCGCTCATATTTTCTTTTCTGAG AGGGGAATTTGGGAAATGGGTTGCATTGATTGCTGTAGTTTTGCGCCTTTTCTTTCCTCGACGCTTCCCTG ACTGGTTGGAGATGCCTGGGGCATTGATCCTTCTATTGGTGGTTGCTCCTGGATTCTTTGCCAACACTATAAGAGGTGGTATCGTGGGCTACTTCATATGCCTCGCCATTGGTTGTTACCTGATTCAGGAGCACATCCGAGCATCCGGCGGCTTCAGAAACTCATTCACCAAGAGCAATGGTATCTCGAACAGCATAGGCATCATTCTTCTCTTCATCTACCCGGTTTGGGCCTTAATCCTCTATTGGTAG
- the LOC122015359 gene encoding CASP-like protein 5C1, with protein sequence MDETPGCVSLFLRLGQAIFSSAALLLMSVGVEFFSYTAFCFLVTIMGLVIPWSCTLAMFNIYSAIFSRSLRLPGLIVIVAIGDMVLSILSLAAASASAGVVDLLLHLDGIHCPPKFCGRYQLSTTMAFFAWFLTAASSLLNLRLVASG encoded by the exons ATGGACGAGACGCCCGGTTGCGTTAGTTTATTCCTGAGATTAGGTCAGGCGATCTTCTCCTCCGCTGCCCTACTCCTCATGTCCGTCGGCGTCGAGTTCTTCAGTTACACCGCTTTCTG CTTTCTAGTCACGATCATGGGATTGGTAATTCCTTGGAGCTGCAcactagcaatgttcaacatctaCTCGGCTATTTTTTCTCGCTCTCTACGACTTCCTGGCCTGATAGTGATTGTTGCCATTGGAGATATG GTTTTGTCCATCCTCTCCCTGGCTGCAGCTTCTGCATCGGCTGGTGTTGTAGATCTCCTCCTCCACCTCGATGGGATTCACTGCCCTCCAAAGTTTTGCGGTCGGTACCAGTTATCTACCACGATGGCATTCTTTGCTTGGTTTCTAACTGCTGCATCATCTCTTTTGAATTTGCGGCTCGTTGCTTCTGGGTGA
- the LOC122015360 gene encoding uncharacterized protein LOC122015360 — MALTNFIVTVVGVTAAVLLLRSDVKQSASTFRRNVRHIRQWLEEESASASKSMERSAPKELDSQAVKKDIPKDEKH; from the exons ATGGCGCTGACCAACTTCATCGTGACGGTAGTGGGTGTAACCGCCGCCGTCCTCCTCCTCCGAAGCGACGTGAAGCAGTCTGCCTCCACCTTCCGACGCAACGTGCGCCACATCCGCCAGTGGCTCGAAGAAGAATCCGCCTCCGCTTCCAA ATCCATGGAACGATCTGCACCAAAGGAGTTGGATTCTCAGGCAGTGAAGAAAGACATTCCCAAGGATGAGAAGCATTAG
- the LOC122015358 gene encoding probable hexosyltransferase MUCI70 → MLNGVSISVSEDDGDVAGRTRARARYKRKKPWPGWRREFLRRVVRTAIRWWRVLLFLPAFVLLLEIMRVGKKLSDEDRPNLTASAKEEESPRNLNRLDPMTRVVHGVREPCLKILDPEQIENLGFPASAEVDFPAKRLLYKVDSGEHHVEGNVTFLQNNGTGRFNSFTGYQTLDEREQSFKVNETAVVHCGFYSEKGGFKISGVDKDYMQTCKVAVSTCAFGGGDDLFQPIGMTNASLEKVCYVAFWDDITLSSQEKNGKVIGEDHMIGKWHIVVVKDLPFSDQRLNGKIPKMLSHRLFPNTRFSIWVDSKSQFRRDPIGVLEALLWRTNSVLAISEHGARSSLYDEAKAVVKKHKATPEEVEIQLRQYQLDGIPDEKRLYGKKALAEASVIVREHTPSTNMFMCLWFNEVVRFTSRDQLSFPYVLRRLKIPRLNMFPVCTRKDLVNSIGHTHKVKPLVRQTS, encoded by the exons ATGTTGAACGGCGTCTCCATCTCAGTCTCCGAAGACGACGGCGATGTCGCGGGGAGGACGCGAGCCCGTGCCCGCTACAAGCGCAAAAAGCCGTGGCCCGGATGGCGTCGCGAGTTCCTCCGGCGGGTGGTGAGGACCGCGATCCGATGGTGGCGTGTGCTGCTGTTCCTCCCAGCCTTCGTTCTTCTCCTCGAGATCATGCGGGTAGGGAAGAAGCTTTCCGACGAAGATCGACCCAATCTGACCGCTTCCGCCAAGGAGGAAGAGTCTCCGCGGAACCTTAATCGCCTCGATCCGATGACCAGAGTCGTTCACGGCGTCAGAGAGC CCTGCCTTAAGATCCTTGATCCAGAGCAGATTGAAAATTTAGGGTTTCCTGCATCTGCAGAAGTAGATTTCCCTGCCAAGAGATTGCTATATAAAGTAGATTCAGGTGAACACCATGTTGAAGGCAATGTTACATTTCTGCAGAACAATGGCACTGGAAGGTTTAATTCGTTTACTGGATATCAAACACTCGACGAAAGAGAACAAAGTTTCAAG GTTAATGAAACTGCTGTCGTGCATTGTGGCTTTTACAGTGAAAAAGGAGGCTTTAAAATTTCTGGTGTCGACAAAGATTACATGCAAACATGCAAAGTAGCAGTCTCAACTTGTGCATTTGGCGGAGGGGATGATCTGTTTCAACCTATAGGAATGACAAATGCATCACTTGAGAAG GTTTGCTATGTGGCATTCTGGGATGACATTACTCTTTCGTCTCAGGAAAAGAATGGGAAAGTAATTGGTGAAGACCACATGATCGGTAAGTGGCACATTGTGGTTGTCAAGGATCTTCCTTTTTCGGACCAACGGTTGAATGGAAAAATACCCAAG ATGTTGAGCCATCGACTTTTCCCTAACACAAGGTTTTCAATTTGGGTCGACTCAAAATCCCAATTTCGAAGGGATCCAATAGGTGTACTTGAAGCTCTACTTTGGCGCACTAATTCTGTGCTTGCCATTTCTGAACATGGAGCTCGTAGCAGCCTGTACGATGAGGCAAAGGCTGTTGTAAAGAAACACAAAGCCACACCAGAGGAAGTGGAGATTCAACTGCGTCAGTATCAACTAGATGGTATTCCCGACGAGAAGAGACTGTATGGAAAGAAAG CTCTTGCTGAAGCATCAGTCATAGTGAGGGAGCACACTCCATCGACAAACATGTTCATGTGTCTCTGGTTCAATGAGGTCGTTCGATTCACCTCAAGAGATCAACTCAGCTTCCCCTATGTTCTCCGACGTTTAAAAATCCCTCGACTAAATATGTTTCCCGTATGTACCAGAAAGGACCTTGTAAACAGTATCGGGCATACACACAAGGTGAAACCTCTTGTAAGGCAAACCAGTTAA